The genomic window CCCGAATGGGTTTTCCATCGTATTCAACTACGATGTCACCGCGCTCAAAGCCTGCCTCTTTTGCCGGAGAATTATCTTGGATATCACTTACCAGGACTCCTTCCGTAACGGTAACATTAAATGATTTTGCCAAGGCAGGGTCAATGTCTTGGATAACAACCCCAAGCCAGCCACGGGTAACCTTACCTTTCTCCACGAGGTCTTTCATAATAATTTTTACCATATTTATGGGAATTGCGAATCCAATTCCCTGATAACCACCACTTCTGGTAAAGATAGCGGTGTTAATACCAATGATTTCACCTTTGATATTAACAAGGGGACCGCCGCTGTTGCCCGGGTTGATGGCTGCATCTGTCTGAATCATGTCTTCATACGCTGCGACGCCCACATTTGCCCGCCCTGTTGCGCTAATAACACCTATGGAAACCGTTTGTGACAGACCAAAAGGATTTCCGATAGCAATGGCCCATTGTCCGGCACGGATAGTGTCTGAGTCACCCAATTTTGCGGAAGGCAGATTCTTTCCATCTATTTTTACAACGGCAATGTCTGTTTGAGGATCGGTGCCAACTACCTTTCCATCAAATTCTCGTTTATCTCCTAAGTTAATCTTCAGCTCATCAGCATCTTCCACGACGTGGTTATTTGTTATAACGTAACCTTTTTCGCTGTCAATAATTACTCCGGAACCCAGTCCTTGTATTTTGTAATCGCCTTCAGGAAATCGTGGTTTGTAAAATTTGTCAAAGAAATCGTCACCAAAAAAGTCTCTGAATTGCTGGAATTGGTCGTCTTCCTCTTCCTGATTTGGACCCGGTCTTGGTTGTGAATGAAATCGGTCATTTGGCATTTGTCTTTGTTTTTGTTTTTGTCTGCTGTGTTTAAAGGTCTTTACCGAGGTGATAGAAACAACGGCAGGTTTTACCTGGTTAACCACGTTTTCAAATACATGTTCAAAATGGAGAGCAGTATTTAATTCTTCTGCGCTGGTTTCACTTACTTGCTTGTTCGCCGCATAGGTTTTTGTGTTATGAAAGAAACACATGCTTAGTCCAACACAGAAGCTGAAAATAAAAAGAAACCGAATATAAGATCTTTTTGAACGGTAGACCATAAGCAAAACTCCTTTAAAGAAAAGTTGAAACTTTTAATGAACAGAGAAAATTCTATGTTAGATATAACTTTTTGTCAAATCAAAAGTTGGGTAAGATTTCCATAAAGCTTGCATTCTCCCTTACTCGTTGATAAAATTGTCATAAATTATGTTGTGTGATGCATTGCAACCAGAACAAGCCTCTCTATGATACCCAGAAAAAGGGGAAAAGCAGGGCGTGCTTCCATTCTTTTGCATGTCCATGTCTTGTAAAACATATTTTTCCTTAAAAACAGGAATCGAAACGTATTTTGTTCCAAGAAACATCAGGAAGAGGGGAATCTATGAATTTGAAGAAACTCTATTGGATGACAATTATTGCCACGTGGGGTTCTTTTTTTTATCCGCATGAAAGGGCTTTTTCTTCTGATGTCTATTTTGCGAATCGGGAGATTAAAAAGCAAATAGTAAGCGCTATTGAAGGATGTCGCGACTCTATAGATATCGCGGTTTCTGATATCACTGCCCATGATTTTCTCGCTGCCCTCGTTAAGGCGCAGAAACGAGGGGTAACCATCAGGATGGTGGTTGGCAAAAAGCCCGCTTTCATGAAAGAAAGTTTGCCGGCCATTGACAAGGATGGGAAGGTTGTAATCAAGGTCTTGTCTCAAAAAGGAAGAAGGCAGAATAATTTTGTGATTTTTGATTCTCAATTGCTGGCAATAGGGTCATATCCCTGGAGAAAGAATGCTAGTAATTATAATCGCTACGATCTGATTATTACCGACGAAACGAAATTAGTGGTTAAGTATCAAAGGGAATTTGACCGCTTATTTCAGGAGGAAAGGACCGCAAGCGGAGGAGTGAATGCGGTTATTGAAGAAAAAAAGAAGGAGAAACCTGCAGATACGGACACATCAGACATTATTCCAAAGGGCATGGATGCGATAAATCAGACGGTAGCGCCGAATTATAAGGCGCTTCTACCAGAAACACCGGATGGATTGATTGCCATGAGTTTTGAAGACTTTGATAAAGTCTTTGGAATAGCAAGCGAGTTATCCGATGAGCAAAAAGAACGCTTGTGGAGCCGGTGTGAGGGGAAAAGAGTAAAGTGGAATGGCAAAGTGGCGTATCTTGGGTGGGGGCTGATAACCGGGTGGATGATGAATGTAAAATACGAAGATACCGGTGTTGAGGTAAAGCTAAGCTCCGCCCATAAGGACCATTTTTCTCAGGTAAAATTCGGCAATACTGTGACTTATACCGGAAAGCTTACTGCACGGGTAACAAGGATATTTCCGTATAAACTGGAAGATGGTGATGTGCTTCACATTGAGAATACCCGCCCGCAGCCGGTGAGCGACAGCGAACTCGTTGAAGACCCATATACGGTGCCTGTTTCGCAAGGGCCAAAAAAAATATTCCTGGTAGAGTCGTTTGAGGATCTGGACAGTATCTTTGGCAAAGAGAGTAAGGTATCCGAAGCGCAGAAGGAAATTGCATGGGGGAAATACAAGGGAAAATATGTCAGCTGGATGGGACAGATTATGTGTAAAAATGTAAATGTTGCTACTGGTTTGCGCATGGGAATGACGCAAAAAACAAAGGGGGATGTAGAGGTAAAAATCAGTTTGGCAAAAAAGGATAAAGTGTTAAAATTCCACGATGGTGAAACAATCCTTTATACGGGAAAATTGGTGGAACGGTGCGGAGATAGTACGCCGTATATTTTGGAAGACGGAGATATCATGACGACGAAAGAGTCGAGCATGGGAATTGGTGGCATGTAATATCATGCGGGATTTTGTCGTATTTCGCGTTTAGCGAAGAGAGGTAGCCATGATGAAAAAAATGCTGATGGTACCGGCTATAGCATTCATACTGCTTGTTAACGGAAAAGACATAGTATGTGTTGCGGAAAGTTATGAAGCACTTATGGCAGAGGGGGATGCTTACGTTCGAAAACAGATGTATCAGGAAGCCCTTGGGGCATACGAGGATGCAATACGCCTGAAACCGGACGCTTTTGAGGCTTGGTGCAGTAAAGGTGTTGTCCTTGACTATTTTGGCAAATACCCGGAAGCCATTGTATCGTTTGAAGAGGCGATTAAACATAAGCCGGATTATTATGAGGCATGGTACATGAAGGGAAGGTCTCTTGATCATGCTGGCAAATATGAAGACGCAATAAAAGCAGTTAATAGGGCACTGGAGATTAAACCCGACGATATGATGGCGCTCTACAACAAGGGGAATGTGCAAGATCATATCGGTGATATTGAGGGTGCCATTGAGACCTACAACCGGATTCTCAGGATACGGCCAGATGAACACGAAGCATGGAATAACAAGGGGTTGGCTTTGGTAAAAATCCCTGAGAGGAGAAAAGATGCGCTGGAGGCATATGATAAGGCAATTGCAATTCAGCCAAAGTATTATGAAGCCTGGATAAACAAAGGAAACTGTTATGTAAGATTGCGAAGATATAAGGAAGCCGTTGATGCTTACGATAAGGCTATAGAGATAAAGCCCTCTGAACACGCAGCGTGGGCGGACAAAGGTTTTACGCTCGCTGATCTTGGCAATTATAAGGGCGCAGTAGATGCATTCAACAAGGCGATTGAATTAAAACACGATTCTTATGCTGCCTGGAACGGGAAGGGGCTTGCCCTGGATGCCTTAGGCAGGTATGAGGAGGCGCTTGCCGCATATGAAAAGACCATAGCTATTCAACCGGACTCCTACGGAGCATGGACCAATAAAGGATTGGCATTGTCCCGCCTCGGGAAATATGCAGAAGCCGTTACCGCCTATGATATGGCATTAAAAATCCAGCCAGACTCGTATGAAACTATGACGAACAAGGGATGTGAGTTGTTTAAATTAGGGAAACCGGATGAGGCAATAAAGGTCTTTGATGCTGCGATAAAACTCAGACCGGATTATCCTCAGGTATGGAATAAAAAGGGATATACCTTGGCGCAAATGGGAAGGTTTACGGAAGCTGTGGCGGCTTTTGATAACGTATGCCAAATCATTACTGATGAAGAAGCGGCAAACATACCGCGACAGGCAAAGCTCAAAAATGAAGCGCTGGTTGAAAAGGGGTATGCCCTCGTACAACTTCAGAAGTATGAAGAAGCAATTAAAACGTTTGACAAGGCGCTGCACATTAAGTCCGATGCCTTCGATGTATGGGTGTACCAGGGGATTGCTTTCAAACAATTAAAGAAATATTCAGAAGCATTACATGCCTTTGATAAGGCAGCGACGCTGAGCGGCAATGTGCATGAAGCGTGGAATTACAAGGGATATGTGCTTGAAGAAATGGGGAAAAAACAAGAGGCGCTTGAGGCATATACCAGGGCTATCCAGATTCAACCCGACTTTTTTGTGGCATTAAATAACAAAGGACTCTTGCTGGATACCATGGGTAATCATCAGGAGGCAATAGGGGAATACGACAGGGCATTAAAAGTAAAACCGGATTTTGATGCGGCGTGGTTTAATAAGGCGTGCGCTTACGCCTTGCTTTCAAATAAGGAAGACGCATTAATTTCACTCAAAAAAGCCATTGCGTTGAATCCTCAATACAAAGGCCTCTCCAGGACGAATCCTGATTTTGCCATCCTGGACGGTGATCCTGCATTTGAGCAGCTTGTGGGCAAATAGTTATTCGCATGAGAAACGGGCGAAAGCTGCAAAGTACACTCATGGGGCAGTAAAAGGGTGTCTTGTCATAATGTTTTCTCATCGTGCCTGTGGAAGGTGAGGATTATCATTTTTTGTGTGCTGGCAGTGACCTTTACCTTGTTGTCAACACAGATTCCCAGAGCACAAACGGGCTGATTATTCATTACAATGATAGGGATGGTATCCCGTTCTTTTACCGGTACTTTTTTATCAACGAAAAGGTCCTTCAGTTTTTTGTGTCCCTGGGTGCCTAACGGTGAAATCTTGTCCCCGTCTTTGCGCATCCGTACGGAAAGTGGCATGGTGATACGGTGAAAATCAAGGGTTTCCTGATTTCTTGGTTTCTGTTTTTTGTAGGTTTCCAGGGAGAAGTTTTGCATAGCTGAAATTTCAGCTATCAGGTGCCCCAGAGGATAAACAGGCGTTATTCCCGGTATTTGGACAAGGGTTTCTGATGTTGGTGTGCTTCGTGCGGAGACAAGCGCTTTTTGAAAATGAAGCATGCCGTGCTCGTGCCATAAGGATAGGTTCCCAGGTAATTGGAAATGACGCCCTTTCCCTTTCCTGGATATTTCATCCAGTATCTTTGTGTAATGGTCATAGGTGATCGCGTTTAATGGGATCTGCAAGGTATTCAAAATTTCTCGTAACACAAAATATTGCAAGACCCTGGGATATTGTGTTAAACAGCGGGTGTTAATAGTACACGAATCCTGCTTTTTTTCCACGGGTGAAACTGCCAATATTTTTTTTGCCTCCGTGACGAAAAACTCATTGTGGAGATTGAGGATTTGGCTTAGTTGTATGAGGAGATTTTTTATATTGGGATTGTAGTGGTTTTCCAATGAAGGAATTAATTCGAGTCGTATCTTATTACGGAGGTATACGGGTTTGTAATTGGTGGCATCTGTTCTGTAACTGCGTCGTTTTTCCTCCAGGTATTCGATAATTTCCTTTCTCCAGATAAAGAGCAGGGGGCGCACGAGATGTATCGGCGAACCTGTGGCTAAGGGGCGTTTTAGGGGTATTCCGCTCAGTCCCAGGGTTCCCGTTCCCCGGATTA from Candidatus Brocadia sp. includes these protein-coding regions:
- a CDS encoding DegQ family serine endoprotease, producing the protein MVYRSKRSYIRFLFIFSFCVGLSMCFFHNTKTYAANKQVSETSAEELNTALHFEHVFENVVNQVKPAVVSITSVKTFKHSRQKQKQRQMPNDRFHSQPRPGPNQEEEDDQFQQFRDFFGDDFFDKFYKPRFPEGDYKIQGLGSGVIIDSEKGYVITNNHVVEDADELKINLGDKREFDGKVVGTDPQTDIAVVKIDGKNLPSAKLGDSDTIRAGQWAIAIGNPFGLSQTVSIGVISATGRANVGVAAYEDMIQTDAAINPGNSGGPLVNIKGEIIGINTAIFTRSGGYQGIGFAIPINMVKIIMKDLVEKGKVTRGWLGVVIQDIDPALAKSFNVTVTEGVLVSDIQDNSPAKEAGFERGDIVVEYDGKPIRDVNHLRNTVAQTEISKKVKVKVLRDGKEKELTVKIGEQPADLFSAGPGAAPSGKDLGMTVQNITKELAKSLGVEEDSGVIVTEVQPGSPAAMSEIREGDLVKEVNRKKINNVTEFKKTLSEADKEKGVLMLIKRGEFSRYVIIKTKEK
- a CDS encoding tetratricopeptide repeat protein; its protein translation is MMKKMLMVPAIAFILLVNGKDIVCVAESYEALMAEGDAYVRKQMYQEALGAYEDAIRLKPDAFEAWCSKGVVLDYFGKYPEAIVSFEEAIKHKPDYYEAWYMKGRSLDHAGKYEDAIKAVNRALEIKPDDMMALYNKGNVQDHIGDIEGAIETYNRILRIRPDEHEAWNNKGLALVKIPERRKDALEAYDKAIAIQPKYYEAWINKGNCYVRLRRYKEAVDAYDKAIEIKPSEHAAWADKGFTLADLGNYKGAVDAFNKAIELKHDSYAAWNGKGLALDALGRYEEALAAYEKTIAIQPDSYGAWTNKGLALSRLGKYAEAVTAYDMALKIQPDSYETMTNKGCELFKLGKPDEAIKVFDAAIKLRPDYPQVWNKKGYTLAQMGRFTEAVAAFDNVCQIITDEEAANIPRQAKLKNEALVEKGYALVQLQKYEEAIKTFDKALHIKSDAFDVWVYQGIAFKQLKKYSEALHAFDKAATLSGNVHEAWNYKGYVLEEMGKKQEALEAYTRAIQIQPDFFVALNNKGLLLDTMGNHQEAIGEYDRALKVKPDFDAAWFNKACAYALLSNKEDALISLKKAIALNPQYKGLSRTNPDFAILDGDPAFEQLVGK
- the tilS gene encoding tRNA lysidine(34) synthetase TilS codes for the protein MHLDKLSYKIFHTITKYQLIKPHDAIIVGVSGGPDSVALIKILHALNSAKSLCLSLFLAHLNHQLRGKSSEEDAQFVQALSNELSLPFILKSVNIETIAIRTKRSIEETARRERYKFFLESAQGYNASAVVTGHTADDNTETILHRLIRGTGTLGLSGIPLKRPLATGSPIHLVRPLLFIWRKEIIEYLEEKRRSYRTDATNYKPVYLRNKIRLELIPSLENHYNPNIKNLLIQLSQILNLHNEFFVTEAKKILAVSPVEKKQDSCTINTRCLTQYPRVLQYFVLREILNTLQIPLNAITYDHYTKILDEISRKGKGRHFQLPGNLSLWHEHGMLHFQKALVSARSTPTSETLVQIPGITPVYPLGHLIAEISAMQNFSLETYKKQKPRNQETLDFHRITMPLSVRMRKDGDKISPLGTQGHKKLKDLFVDKKVPVKERDTIPIIVMNNQPVCALGICVDNKVKVTASTQKMIILTFHRHDEKTL
- a CDS encoding phospholipase D-like domain-containing protein, with the translated sequence MNLKKLYWMTIIATWGSFFYPHERAFSSDVYFANREIKKQIVSAIEGCRDSIDIAVSDITAHDFLAALVKAQKRGVTIRMVVGKKPAFMKESLPAIDKDGKVVIKVLSQKGRRQNNFVIFDSQLLAIGSYPWRKNASNYNRYDLIITDETKLVVKYQREFDRLFQEERTASGGVNAVIEEKKKEKPADTDTSDIIPKGMDAINQTVAPNYKALLPETPDGLIAMSFEDFDKVFGIASELSDEQKERLWSRCEGKRVKWNGKVAYLGWGLITGWMMNVKYEDTGVEVKLSSAHKDHFSQVKFGNTVTYTGKLTARVTRIFPYKLEDGDVLHIENTRPQPVSDSELVEDPYTVPVSQGPKKIFLVESFEDLDSIFGKESKVSEAQKEIAWGKYKGKYVSWMGQIMCKNVNVATGLRMGMTQKTKGDVEVKISLAKKDKVLKFHDGETILYTGKLVERCGDSTPYILEDGDIMTTKESSMGIGGM